A window of the Branchiostoma lanceolatum isolate klBraLanc5 chromosome 13, klBraLanc5.hap2, whole genome shotgun sequence genome harbors these coding sequences:
- the LOC136447382 gene encoding 5-hydroxytryptamine receptor 1A-alpha-like isoform X3: protein MAFPTSLYPVTEIVNDTLNATMFEPPPPSLTWTVLTATSLSIVALTSILGNALVLVTLTVERHLRTPANSLIGSLAVADLLVSLLVMPISASYELTQTWRLGRAMCDIWTILDVTCCTASIMSLCIIALDRYWAITDAVKYVHKRTPKRMMVMIGVVWLLSLCISIPPVFGWRKPEDTADPNNCLISQDHGYTIFSTFGAFYIPLILVLAVYYKIFRAAQARIRKRINSRAKMGLSQSASRSPNVTNRHRTSIFQSLQAEGEATENHLADVERPGGQNGTLQPGRAMRYSRRLNGGHTALDHKDVTPEAVTTTEALQSRMVNQKKILFSKERKAAQTLGVVTGVFVFCWLPFFLVALIGPFCSQCLISDVIRSVVLWLGYVNSMVNPFLYAFLNKDFQKSFKKILFGRR from the exons ATGGCCTTCCCTACAAGCTTATACCCTGTGACTGAGATTGTAAATGACACTCTGAACGCCACCATGTTCGAACCGCCGCCACCCAGCCTGACTTGGACCGTCCTCACCGCGACGTCTCTCTCCATCGTCGCGCTCACCTCCATATTAGGAAATGCCCTGGTATTGGTCACCCTCACGGTGGAACGTCATCTCCGGACCCCTGCCAActctctgattggttccctggctGTAGCAGATCTCTTGGTCTCCCTATTG GTGATGCCCATCAGCGCATCGTACGAGCTGACACAAACATGGCGGCTGGGCCGGGCCATGTGCGACATCTGGACCATCCTTGACGTCACCTGCTGCACGGCCTCCATCATGTCTCTCTGCATCATCGCTCTGGACCGGTACTGGGCCATCACAGACGCGGTCAAG TACGTTCACAAACGCACGCCGAAGCGGATGATGGTGATGATCGGCGTGGTGTGGCTGCTGTCCCTCTGCATCTCCATCCCGCCGGTGTTCGGGTGGAGGAAACCCGAAGACACAGCTGACCCGAACAACTGTCTCATATCTCAG gaccacggctacaccattTTCTCCACGTTCGGGGCGTTCTACATCCCACTCATCCTCGTCCTTGCCGTGTACTACAAAATCTTCAGAGCTGCGCAGGCGCGGATCAGGAAAAGGATCAACTCTCGCGCCAAAATGGGCCTGTCCCAG TCCGCATCCAGAAGCCCGAACGTTACAAATAGACATCGTACTTCG ATCTTCCAATCTCTCCAGGCGGAGGGTGAGGCCACAGAAAACCACCTGGCGGACGTGGAACGGCCGGGGGGCCAGAACGGAACCCTGCAGCCCGGCAGAGCCATGCGCTACTCCCGCCGGCTGAACGGGGGACACACCGCCCTAGACCACAAGGACGTCACGCCGGAGGCCGTCACAACCACCGAG GCACTCCAGTCGAGGATGGTGAATCAGAAGAAGATCCTGTTTTCCAAGGAGCGGAAGGCGGCGCAGACTCTAGGTGTCGTCACGGGGGTGTTCGTGTTCTGTTGGCTCCCGTTCTTCCTGGTGGCGCTCATCGGCCCCTTCTGCAGCCAGTGTCTCATCTCTGACGTCATCCGCAGCGTCGTGCTGTGGCTCGGCTACGTCAACTCCATGGTCAACCCTTTCCTGTACGCCTTCCTCAACAAGGACTTCCAGAAGTCCTTCAAGAAGATCCTCTTCGGTCGGCGCTGA
- the LOC136447085 gene encoding protein LSM12 homolog A-like, with protein MLIKMAAPGPGDYFTFSVGSSVSCTTCLGQNIQGEVVAFDPPSKMLAIKSPSGKAPDRHDVRIVNLALVSHVDVVHECTEPPPVLPVLNFQKLDARARHECSEKWKAVNLIGIGVSAEGQKLFNTIHKTITETRWRDKDIVVLDDVVISPPYGLENCKGKEGQALAQVRKIVEKYIKEQQLPQTNSS; from the exons ATGctcatcaaaatggcggctccAGGTCCAGGCGACTATTTCACGTTCAGTGTGGGTTCTTCCGTCTCTTGTACCACTTGTCTCGGACAGAATATACAAGGAGAAGTGGTGGCCTTCGATCCTCCGTCTAAGATGCTCGCAATCA AATCTCCGTCCGGTAAGGCGCCCGACCGCCATGATGTGCGCATCGTAAACCTGGCGCTGGTTTCCCACGTGGACGTCGTGCACGAGTGTACCGAACCGCCTCCTGTTCTTCCAGTACTCAACTTTCAGAAG CTCGACGCCCGAGCGAGGCACGAGTGCAGTGAGAAGTGGAAGGCTGTGAACCTGATCGGCATCGGAGTCAGCGCCGAGGGACAGAAACTCTTCAACACCATACACAAAAC GATAACCGAGACGCGATGGCGAGACAAAGACATAGTAGTCTTGGACGACGTTGTCATATCTCCACCCTACGGTCTGGAGAACTGCAAGGGGAAGGAAGGGCAGGCCCTGGCACAAGTCCGCAAAATT GTTGAGAAGTACATCAAGGAACAGCAACTTCCCCAGACAAACTCTTCTTAA
- the LOC136447382 gene encoding 5-hydroxytryptamine receptor 1A-like isoform X1, which translates to MAFPTSLYPVTEIVNDTLNATMFEPPPPSLTWTVLTATSLSIVALTSILGNALVLVTLTVERHLRTPANSLIGSLAVADLLVSLLVMPISASYELTQTWRLGRAMCDIWTILDVTCCTASIMSLCIIALDRYWAITDAVKYVHKRTPKRMMVMIGVVWLLSLCISIPPVFGWRKPEDTADPNNCLISQDHGYTIFSTFGAFYIPLILVLAVYYKIFRAAQARIRKRINSRAKMGLSQMQPSHDMTHAQSNAPSYSPELSHRPHSGHESMSRVQPIAMSTLAVHRPPSASRSPNVTNRHRTSIFQSLQAEGEATENHLADVERPGGQNGTLQPGRAMRYSRRLNGGHTALDHKDVTPEAVTTTEALQSRMVNQKKILFSKERKAAQTLGVVTGVFVFCWLPFFLVALIGPFCSQCLISDVIRSVVLWLGYVNSMVNPFLYAFLNKDFQKSFKKILFGRR; encoded by the exons ATGGCCTTCCCTACAAGCTTATACCCTGTGACTGAGATTGTAAATGACACTCTGAACGCCACCATGTTCGAACCGCCGCCACCCAGCCTGACTTGGACCGTCCTCACCGCGACGTCTCTCTCCATCGTCGCGCTCACCTCCATATTAGGAAATGCCCTGGTATTGGTCACCCTCACGGTGGAACGTCATCTCCGGACCCCTGCCAActctctgattggttccctggctGTAGCAGATCTCTTGGTCTCCCTATTG GTGATGCCCATCAGCGCATCGTACGAGCTGACACAAACATGGCGGCTGGGCCGGGCCATGTGCGACATCTGGACCATCCTTGACGTCACCTGCTGCACGGCCTCCATCATGTCTCTCTGCATCATCGCTCTGGACCGGTACTGGGCCATCACAGACGCGGTCAAG TACGTTCACAAACGCACGCCGAAGCGGATGATGGTGATGATCGGCGTGGTGTGGCTGCTGTCCCTCTGCATCTCCATCCCGCCGGTGTTCGGGTGGAGGAAACCCGAAGACACAGCTGACCCGAACAACTGTCTCATATCTCAG gaccacggctacaccattTTCTCCACGTTCGGGGCGTTCTACATCCCACTCATCCTCGTCCTTGCCGTGTACTACAAAATCTTCAGAGCTGCGCAGGCGCGGATCAGGAAAAGGATCAACTCTCGCGCCAAAATGGGCCTGTCCCAG ATGCAACCATCTCATGACATGACGCATGCGCAAAGCAATGCTCCGTCCTACTCCCCTGAATTGTCCCACCGCCCCCATTCCGGCCATGAGTCCATGTCGAGAGTCCAGCCTATCGCCATGTCCACCCTAGCGGTGCACAGGCCTCCG TCCGCATCCAGAAGCCCGAACGTTACAAATAGACATCGTACTTCG ATCTTCCAATCTCTCCAGGCGGAGGGTGAGGCCACAGAAAACCACCTGGCGGACGTGGAACGGCCGGGGGGCCAGAACGGAACCCTGCAGCCCGGCAGAGCCATGCGCTACTCCCGCCGGCTGAACGGGGGACACACCGCCCTAGACCACAAGGACGTCACGCCGGAGGCCGTCACAACCACCGAG GCACTCCAGTCGAGGATGGTGAATCAGAAGAAGATCCTGTTTTCCAAGGAGCGGAAGGCGGCGCAGACTCTAGGTGTCGTCACGGGGGTGTTCGTGTTCTGTTGGCTCCCGTTCTTCCTGGTGGCGCTCATCGGCCCCTTCTGCAGCCAGTGTCTCATCTCTGACGTCATCCGCAGCGTCGTGCTGTGGCTCGGCTACGTCAACTCCATGGTCAACCCTTTCCTGTACGCCTTCCTCAACAAGGACTTCCAGAAGTCCTTCAAGAAGATCCTCTTCGGTCGGCGCTGA
- the LOC136447382 gene encoding 5-hydroxytryptamine receptor 1A-like isoform X2 — protein sequence MAFPTSLYPVTEIVNDTLNATMFEPPPPSLTWTVLTATSLSIVALTSILGNALVLVTLTVERHLRTPANSLIGSLAVADLLVSLLVMPISASYELTQTWRLGRAMCDIWTILDVTCCTASIMSLCIIALDRYWAITDAVKYVHKRTPKRMMVMIGVVWLLSLCISIPPVFGWRKPEDTADPNNCLISQDHGYTIFSTFGAFYIPLILVLAVYYKIFRAAQARIRKRINSRAKMGLSQMQPSHDMTHAQSNAPSYSPELSHRPHSGHESMSRVQPIAMSTLAVHRPPSASRSPNVTNRHRTSAEGEATENHLADVERPGGQNGTLQPGRAMRYSRRLNGGHTALDHKDVTPEAVTTTEALQSRMVNQKKILFSKERKAAQTLGVVTGVFVFCWLPFFLVALIGPFCSQCLISDVIRSVVLWLGYVNSMVNPFLYAFLNKDFQKSFKKILFGRR from the exons ATGGCCTTCCCTACAAGCTTATACCCTGTGACTGAGATTGTAAATGACACTCTGAACGCCACCATGTTCGAACCGCCGCCACCCAGCCTGACTTGGACCGTCCTCACCGCGACGTCTCTCTCCATCGTCGCGCTCACCTCCATATTAGGAAATGCCCTGGTATTGGTCACCCTCACGGTGGAACGTCATCTCCGGACCCCTGCCAActctctgattggttccctggctGTAGCAGATCTCTTGGTCTCCCTATTG GTGATGCCCATCAGCGCATCGTACGAGCTGACACAAACATGGCGGCTGGGCCGGGCCATGTGCGACATCTGGACCATCCTTGACGTCACCTGCTGCACGGCCTCCATCATGTCTCTCTGCATCATCGCTCTGGACCGGTACTGGGCCATCACAGACGCGGTCAAG TACGTTCACAAACGCACGCCGAAGCGGATGATGGTGATGATCGGCGTGGTGTGGCTGCTGTCCCTCTGCATCTCCATCCCGCCGGTGTTCGGGTGGAGGAAACCCGAAGACACAGCTGACCCGAACAACTGTCTCATATCTCAG gaccacggctacaccattTTCTCCACGTTCGGGGCGTTCTACATCCCACTCATCCTCGTCCTTGCCGTGTACTACAAAATCTTCAGAGCTGCGCAGGCGCGGATCAGGAAAAGGATCAACTCTCGCGCCAAAATGGGCCTGTCCCAG ATGCAACCATCTCATGACATGACGCATGCGCAAAGCAATGCTCCGTCCTACTCCCCTGAATTGTCCCACCGCCCCCATTCCGGCCATGAGTCCATGTCGAGAGTCCAGCCTATCGCCATGTCCACCCTAGCGGTGCACAGGCCTCCG TCCGCATCCAGAAGCCCGAACGTTACAAATAGACATCGTACTTCG GCGGAGGGTGAGGCCACAGAAAACCACCTGGCGGACGTGGAACGGCCGGGGGGCCAGAACGGAACCCTGCAGCCCGGCAGAGCCATGCGCTACTCCCGCCGGCTGAACGGGGGACACACCGCCCTAGACCACAAGGACGTCACGCCGGAGGCCGTCACAACCACCGAG GCACTCCAGTCGAGGATGGTGAATCAGAAGAAGATCCTGTTTTCCAAGGAGCGGAAGGCGGCGCAGACTCTAGGTGTCGTCACGGGGGTGTTCGTGTTCTGTTGGCTCCCGTTCTTCCTGGTGGCGCTCATCGGCCCCTTCTGCAGCCAGTGTCTCATCTCTGACGTCATCCGCAGCGTCGTGCTGTGGCTCGGCTACGTCAACTCCATGGTCAACCCTTTCCTGTACGCCTTCCTCAACAAGGACTTCCAGAAGTCCTTCAAGAAGATCCTCTTCGGTCGGCGCTGA
- the LOC136447382 gene encoding 5-hydroxytryptamine receptor 1A-alpha-like isoform X4, translating into MAFPTSLYPVTEIVNDTLNATMFEPPPPSLTWTVLTATSLSIVALTSILGNALVLVTLTVERHLRTPANSLIGSLAVADLLVSLLVMPISASYELTQTWRLGRAMCDIWTILDVTCCTASIMSLCIIALDRYWAITDAVKYVHKRTPKRMMVMIGVVWLLSLCISIPPVFGWRKPEDTADPNNCLISQDHGYTIFSTFGAFYIPLILVLAVYYKIFRAAQARIRKRINSRAKMGLSQSASRSPNVTNRHRTSAEGEATENHLADVERPGGQNGTLQPGRAMRYSRRLNGGHTALDHKDVTPEAVTTTEALQSRMVNQKKILFSKERKAAQTLGVVTGVFVFCWLPFFLVALIGPFCSQCLISDVIRSVVLWLGYVNSMVNPFLYAFLNKDFQKSFKKILFGRR; encoded by the exons ATGGCCTTCCCTACAAGCTTATACCCTGTGACTGAGATTGTAAATGACACTCTGAACGCCACCATGTTCGAACCGCCGCCACCCAGCCTGACTTGGACCGTCCTCACCGCGACGTCTCTCTCCATCGTCGCGCTCACCTCCATATTAGGAAATGCCCTGGTATTGGTCACCCTCACGGTGGAACGTCATCTCCGGACCCCTGCCAActctctgattggttccctggctGTAGCAGATCTCTTGGTCTCCCTATTG GTGATGCCCATCAGCGCATCGTACGAGCTGACACAAACATGGCGGCTGGGCCGGGCCATGTGCGACATCTGGACCATCCTTGACGTCACCTGCTGCACGGCCTCCATCATGTCTCTCTGCATCATCGCTCTGGACCGGTACTGGGCCATCACAGACGCGGTCAAG TACGTTCACAAACGCACGCCGAAGCGGATGATGGTGATGATCGGCGTGGTGTGGCTGCTGTCCCTCTGCATCTCCATCCCGCCGGTGTTCGGGTGGAGGAAACCCGAAGACACAGCTGACCCGAACAACTGTCTCATATCTCAG gaccacggctacaccattTTCTCCACGTTCGGGGCGTTCTACATCCCACTCATCCTCGTCCTTGCCGTGTACTACAAAATCTTCAGAGCTGCGCAGGCGCGGATCAGGAAAAGGATCAACTCTCGCGCCAAAATGGGCCTGTCCCAG TCCGCATCCAGAAGCCCGAACGTTACAAATAGACATCGTACTTCG GCGGAGGGTGAGGCCACAGAAAACCACCTGGCGGACGTGGAACGGCCGGGGGGCCAGAACGGAACCCTGCAGCCCGGCAGAGCCATGCGCTACTCCCGCCGGCTGAACGGGGGACACACCGCCCTAGACCACAAGGACGTCACGCCGGAGGCCGTCACAACCACCGAG GCACTCCAGTCGAGGATGGTGAATCAGAAGAAGATCCTGTTTTCCAAGGAGCGGAAGGCGGCGCAGACTCTAGGTGTCGTCACGGGGGTGTTCGTGTTCTGTTGGCTCCCGTTCTTCCTGGTGGCGCTCATCGGCCCCTTCTGCAGCCAGTGTCTCATCTCTGACGTCATCCGCAGCGTCGTGCTGTGGCTCGGCTACGTCAACTCCATGGTCAACCCTTTCCTGTACGCCTTCCTCAACAAGGACTTCCAGAAGTCCTTCAAGAAGATCCTCTTCGGTCGGCGCTGA
- the LOC136447615 gene encoding glutathione S-transferase A-like, protein MASEIILHWASGSVPSMSVLIGLKEKGVDYTSKEVSFGDLKSEEILKLNPRGQVPILSHGELLITESVAMCLYLEKAFEDKSLIPSDVTQQTVVVQRMLQAQNIGVGPTSICCVREEEGSENTDDIDHQKLAKEIDSWEEYLTGGPFITGGDFTMADVVFFPVLAYLVWEGLYLGGKYPKLEKYYNMVRERQSVQTSWPAFWSQTSPKGIFNNL, encoded by the exons ATGGCGTCAGAGATCATTCTGCACTGGGCATCAGGCAGTGTACCGTCTATGTCGGTTCTGATCGGTCTGAAGGAAAAGGGGGTAGACTACACCAGTAAGGAAGTCTCTTTCGGCGACCTGAAATCAGAGGAAATCTTGAAACTGAATCCTCGAGGCCAG GTTCCGATCTTGTCGCATGGGGAGCTGCTGATCACTGAGTCGGTGGCGATGTGTCTGTATCTGGAG AAAGCGTTTGAGGATAAGTCACTCATACCGAGTGACGTCACCCAGCAGACAGTCGTCGTACAGCGCATGCTCCAGGCCCAAAACATCGGGGTAGGACCGACCTCCATCTGCTGTGTCCGGGAGGAAGAGGGCTCAGAAAATACG GATGATATTGACCACCAGAAACTGGCGAAGGAGATCGACAGCTGGGAGGAATACCTAACAGGG GGACCGTTCATTACTGGTGGGGACTTCACTATGGCGGATGTTGTGTTCTTCCCCGTCCTAGCATACTTGGTGTGGGAGGGGTTGTATCTCGGAGGAAAGTATCCCAAACTGGAGAAGTACTACAACATG GTCCGGGAACGACAGTCTGTTCAGACATCATGGCCTGCCTTCTGGAGTCAAACTTCGCCCAAGGGAATCTTCAACAACCTGTGA